A genomic stretch from Buchnera aphidicola (Brevicoryne brassicae) includes:
- the tpiA gene encoding triose-phosphate isomerase, with product MKKKLIVANWKLNGNIEMISNYLKFLKNNLLSNLNKNIIVIAPPNIYLERTYQSIKKINIFLGAQNVDVNLKGAFTGEVSVLMLKDIGVKYVIIGHSERRILHNETDNFVAKKFHLIKNSNLIPILCIGETEKEKKNGKTQKVIEKQLNCIFQILGEKAFRNAVIAYEPIWAIGTGVSADPEYVQIIHKFIRNYIQKNDSVSKNVIIQYGGSVSSLNTKEFIQQEDIDGLLIGSASLHAKEFLKIIKISCSID from the coding sequence ATGAAAAAAAAATTAATTGTAGCAAATTGGAAATTAAATGGAAATATAGAAATGATTTCTAATTATTTAAAGTTTTTAAAGAATAATTTATTGAGTAATTTAAATAAAAACATAATTGTTATTGCTCCTCCTAATATATATTTAGAACGAACCTACCAGTCTATAAAAAAGATAAATATTTTTCTTGGAGCACAAAACGTAGATGTTAATTTAAAAGGAGCATTTACTGGTGAAGTTTCTGTTTTAATGTTAAAAGATATAGGTGTAAAATATGTTATTATTGGACATTCTGAAAGACGTATATTACATAATGAAACAGATAATTTTGTAGCAAAAAAATTTCATTTAATTAAAAATTCAAATTTAATACCGATTTTATGCATAGGGGAAACAGAAAAAGAAAAAAAGAATGGTAAAACACAAAAAGTTATTGAAAAACAATTAAATTGTATATTTCAAATTTTAGGAGAAAAAGCATTTAGAAATGCAGTAATTGCATATGAACCTATTTGGGCTATTGGAACAGGTGTATCTGCTGATCCAGAATATGTACAAATTATACATAAATTTATAAGAAATTATATTCAAAAAAATGACTCGGTGAGTAAAAATGTTATAATTCAATATGGTGGTTCCGTTAGTTCTTTAAATACAAAAGAATTTATTCAACAAGAAGATATAGATGGT
- the ihfB gene encoding integration host factor subunit beta — MTKSELFERISEKKTHISNKTIKCAIKEILEHMIISLAKGRRIEVRGFGTFSLHYRRSRLGRNPKTGEIVKLNEKYIPYFKPGKLLRNRANIYK, encoded by the coding sequence ATGACTAAGTCAGAATTATTTGAAAGAATTTCTGAAAAAAAAACTCATATTTCAAATAAGACTATAAAGTGTGCTATAAAAGAAATATTAGAACACATGATAATATCACTGGCAAAGGGACGAAGAATTGAAGTTAGAGGTTTTGGAACTTTTTCTTTACATTATCGTCGTTCTCGCTTAGGTCGAAATCCTAAAACTGGGGAAATAGTGAAATTAAATGAAAAATATATACCTTATTTTAAACCAGGTAAACTATTACGTAATAGAGCTAACATATATAAATAA